The DNA segment ttaatttttaggtgaataattattttttattttctaaatattctaaaattatttaaaaattatagttacagaaaatgtttttaaaTATTAAGAAATTACAGaactttttttataatattaaaaaaagtaccaaaaataaattgTAATAGAATCAAACTAATCAGAATGTATTTTTCATTGATTGAAGTATTAATATacgtacttttttttttttcttatacatttaACTTTTTTACGAGTAATATGTTACCGTAATAACTAAACGTTTCGATTTCCAAATATTGCTCGATTTTCTTATTAGTTGGCTCAAGGGATAAACTTTAGagtttatctttttattttaatttattagttttaatctttattttatcaacttttgtagcatttatttaatttctatcAAATTTCatgttattttcaataaaagttttatgttattttcaataaaaaatttaatggaATTTTTGtgagattttattaaaattttcagGGATTCTCAGTTTAGGATCACATTTGATCGGACAAGATAAAAACTGAGCATCACTGAAGACACTACAAGAAAGATGACTTTTTGTAGGGAAAAAATTATGGGGAAATATTTTTCAccactaaaaataataaatttgtgGAGATTCATCAGTTCGCCACAAAATAAGATAACAAATTTTAACATATTTGTGGGGAGTCTAAAATTTCGCCACAAAATGTTAAAAATCTCGACGAGCTGGCCACCAGGACTGCTCCTCACCTTCGACTGAagctaaaccctaaacccgtaAGTCATGAAAAttcataataatattaatgttaatcttaaaatattatattaaaaaatagaaaaaaaaatataaattgaagagaataaataatatatacatattttgtAAAAAGTTGTTAGAAAATTTCAAGTGTAAAAAGCAAATAAGAGatccaaacacctaaaactctcatttttcaagtaaaaaaaagcaaacagcaacataaaaaaaaaaaaaaacaatcaaacACCCCTAAATGttaattccattccattacacaTCGTTGTGTCTCATTTAGCTACGTGATCTATTTGGTTATCAAGCTTCAATTCAAATCCCTCAATTTTAACCCATATCGTAAAATGAATGTATACCAGCCATCCATTCCTCACCTGTaattattatccaataaatgAGAAACTCAAATAGTAAAGGAAGCAACATTATCACAAATTTTAGATACATACATATTATTAACTGATGAAGTAAATATCCATTTAACTTCCTCCACCCAGAAAAGTGGATCAAGTAAttgaaatgatagaatagacgaCCCAGACCCAGACCCATAAATAGATGATGATACCAATTGAGTATCACTACGCAAAAAGACATACGAATATATAAGAAATCTCAGGTACTCCTGGCTTTGAAAGATGGCATGGCATACACCATAAATGATGCATAAAGACTCCTCCAACTTCTCTGACAAAGCGTCTTTAGTGCACCTACATGTCCTAAGAGTCACCTCGGCCTTGACAATATGTATGGAGGAGCCTTCCTCACTGGACACTCtgtttctctcttcttctcctcctaccaaacatatgaaaaacaacaaaacaaaatacCACACACCAATGAGCACTTTAATGTTCCAATATAAATAAACTATCATAACACAGACTGCAGCAAGAACCTGCAGCTTTCTTGTGTTCACTTCATCACAATTTTAAAACTCGCCTGTATCACCCTTCTACACAGGCAGACTTAAATATCAGAATCAAAGACTCCTTCACAAAAATTCAGCTACATTGTTCTGACAACTATAAGTAATCTTAGGAACTTCAGCATGTCATATGCCTACAATTCTAAAGGTTGGACAAAACAATTTTAATAACAGTCCCTGTTCCAATCATCAGAATGTCATGAGGTATGATGAAAGCTACCTCTTCTAATAGGTTCTGAAGTTTGTTCGCTTCCCATTATGGATGTCTGACAGAAAACAGCACTTGTGTTGGTCAATGCTGAAGCTTGAAAATCATACCAACCTAGATTGCTGGTTTCAACAAAGCTGTTGCCCTATATAATTGACAGAAAAATGTTGTCAGTACATACCAGACATGCAAAGGTGCATATACACATGGAGCCTAAAAGAACAAATTATCAGAAACAGACGACATTGCTTCCAATCCTACCTTTCCAAACTCACTACTTCCGGATACAAGCTCCGCAGAGCTGCTATGATTAGCAATATGATGTAAATCAGATTGGACTTTATCATATCCACCAGCATCAGAACCGCAATTCAAGGGGACATCAAGATCCATTAGCTCCAAAAACTGCCCATTACCAATCCCCGAGATTTCTTCCATTGTATAATTGAAATCATGACATGCAGAAATGCTATCTTCTTGTTCATTATATCCAACCAGGTTGCCCAGGTCCCCCAAATCTTTATAAATATCAAATCCATCTGACCAAGGAGCAGCCTCATTTTCTCCAAAGTGATCGTGATTATTAACCATCTCACTAGGATTGAGGGCATCTACCTGCTGTAAAATACACAATCACAATCCGTAAAACATCATGTAAAAGTAATAGTTTGATTAGAGTAAAAGTTATGCAAGAAAAAGCATTAACAATATACAAAATTTTGCTTTCTGTAAAAAACGTTTGGCCAGCTTTAACTAACATATTTAACAGGAGATGATATGAACATTGTCAATGACAACTAACTTGAGAAAGTAAAAACAAATACTTCAATGGCAAGCCAAAGAGAAAAATGTAACAGTTTCTATGAGAACTAGTTTGCTCAACTAGAAAGTTAATGGCAATCCAAAGAGAAAACATTAAATATAAATTGCAGGGAAAATGTGAATAAATCAGGACtgtttaaaagaaaaaagaaaaagaaacaggaAATCTCAAGACAAGCTGCTTAATAGTATCAAGAGATGATAGAATTCTCAAGAGCAGATAAAGCTCAAAGAACTATACAAAAATCAATTAATCTAAAGTACGGATGTTATATGCAAAAAACAAAATCATCTAGGGGGAGTTAGGTTGGAGTTTTGGAATGAGAATGTTAGAGAATCGGAAGCAGAATCATCAGTTTTGTATTCAGTTTGGTTCAGTCCAGcgtcaaaataaaaataaaaaatccttGGAATTGTTTGTCTATTTTACATCAGTCGAAATTAGTAGTAACAATAAAAAGTTTG comes from the Euphorbia lathyris chromosome 5, ddEupLath1.1, whole genome shotgun sequence genome and includes:
- the LOC136229374 gene encoding uncharacterized protein isoform X2, whose amino-acid sequence is MGNKGLPPGFRFHPTDVELVKYYLKRKVLGKKMHFEAIAELDIYKYAPWDLPDRSLLRTGDLKWYFFCPREKKYSSGTRMNRATDLGFWKTTGKDRPVHYKNEAVGMIKTLVFHRGKAPKGDRTDWVMYEYRLEENELSTEGVAQDSYVLCSIFKKDGPGPRNGAQYGAPFNEEDWDDDDVGEVNGVHAVYCAGISESIPPINHNQPITTSLLSPPEALPSTSNSVAVVADDHASYSEAPQDSIESDDIFTMLANFSEDISLALAQNEVNEVDALNPSEMVNNHDHFGENEAAPWSDGFDIYKDLGDLGNLVGYNEQEDSISACHDFNYTMEEISGIGNGQFLELMDLDVPLNCGSDAGGYDKVQSDLHHIANHSSSAELVSGSSEFGKGNSFVETSNLGWYDFQASALTNTSAVFCQTSIMGSEQTSEPIRRGGEEERNRVSSEEGSSIHIVKAEVTLRTCRCTKDALSEKLEESLCIIYGVCHAIFQSQEYLRFLIYSYVFLRSDTQLVSSSIYGSGSGSSILSFQLLDPLFWVEEVKWIFTSSVNNMYVSKICDNVASFTI
- the LOC136229374 gene encoding NAC domain-containing protein 91-like isoform X1, which encodes MGNKGLPPGFRFHPTDVELVKYYLKRKVLGKKMHFEAIAELDIYKYAPWDLPDRSLLRTGDLKWYFFCPREKKYSSGTRMNRATDLGFWKTTGKDRPVHYKNEAVGMIKTLVFHRGKAPKGDRTDWVMYEYRLEENELSTEGVAQDSYVLCSIFKKDGPGPRNGAQYGAPFNEEDWDDDDVGEVNGVHAVYCAGISESIPPINHNQPITTSLLSPPEALPSTSNSVAVVADDHASYSEAPQDSIESDDIFTMLANFSEDISLALAQNEVNEQVDALNPSEMVNNHDHFGENEAAPWSDGFDIYKDLGDLGNLVGYNEQEDSISACHDFNYTMEEISGIGNGQFLELMDLDVPLNCGSDAGGYDKVQSDLHHIANHSSSAELVSGSSEFGKGNSFVETSNLGWYDFQASALTNTSAVFCQTSIMGSEQTSEPIRRGGEEERNRVSSEEGSSIHIVKAEVTLRTCRCTKDALSEKLEESLCIIYGVCHAIFQSQEYLRFLIYSYVFLRSDTQLVSSSIYGSGSGSSILSFQLLDPLFWVEEVKWIFTSSVNNMYVSKICDNVASFTI